The Pongo abelii isolate AG06213 chromosome 19, NHGRI_mPonAbe1-v2.0_pri, whole genome shotgun sequence genome includes the window TGGGCGGTATGTCCCTTGCTTTCCCCTGAAGCGGGAGAAGACCCGGCAGAGGCGCTCTGTCCGCTGCAGCCGCGCGGGTGGAGGAGGCAGAGTCTGGGGTGTGACCCCGACCAAGTTTGACGCTTCTGTCCTCCTAGGGAGCAAGCTCGGCTGAAGGCCCGCGTCGTAAACCGGGACACCGAGGCGTGGCAGCGAGACCCCGCCTTCTCGGGTCTGCAGAGGGTCGGGGGCGTTGACGTGTCCTTCGTGAAAGGGGACAGTGTCCGCGCTTGTGCCTCCTTGGTGGTGCTCAGCTTCCCTGAGCTCGAGGTAACCTGGGAGGACGCCGAGCTCGAGGCGGGCCACTCGATGGGCTCGGGCGTGCGGTCTCCGGGACAGGGAGCAGTGCAAGCGTGAAACCCGGCTTCTCGTTTTGTAGGATGTCATTATAGTCTGGggagttggccgggcgcagtggctcacgcctgtaatcccagcactttgggaggctgaggctggggaatcacctgaggtcgggagttcgagaccagcctgaccaacatggagaaactccgtctctactaaaaatacaaaattagacgggcgtggtggcgcatacctgtaaatcccagctactcgggaggctgaggcggtgtcTCAGCCGGGttcaatcgcttgaacccgggaggcggaggttgcggtgagccaacatcatgtcattgcactccagcctaggcaacaagaggaaaactccatctcaaaaaaaaaaaaaaaaaaaaaaagtctggggagtcttggaagggaaaaaaaggcaaaaattaaggGAATTCTGTGACTTAAGAATCAGCTCGTGAGCTTTATCTTCAAGTCTGATTGTTATCTTGGGTTTCTCATCTCAGTGATCTGTCCACCACACTCccagttgcccaagctggagatcTGTGTCCTCCGGGGCCCCTCCGTTCCTCTCGCGTCCAGTTGCACACTAGCTCCCTTTTATTCTGCCTCTTAAATGTCGCTGGAATCTGTCCCCTTGTCTGTTTCCCCTCTGCTCCTTCCCTGGCTGTGCCACCGTCACTCCTGTGGGTTCCTGAGCAGCATTTTCATGGGTGCCctggctcaagtgttcctcctcaGTGGTTTCTTTTCCATACTGCCAGCAGACCGATTTTCCTAAAAAGCAAGTATTTTCCTCAAAAGCAACaagtcccctccctccctcccttcctcccttcctctctctgtctctctctttccttcctttccccttcccccactctgtgcccaggctgaagtgcagtggcataatcttggctcactgccaagatctgatctcaacctcctggactcaagtgatcctcccaccttagcctgagtagctagaaccacaggtgtgagccaccacacccggcttatttttttattttttgtagagacagagtctcactatgttgcccagggtggtctccagctcctgggctcaagggatcctcccacgttggcctccccaagtgctgagattacaggcacgaaccaccacacccagcccagaagtCCTCTTAGAACATTGAAGTGCCCTTCTCATGACCTCATGGTGAATAAAGTTCACTCTCGTTGGCATGGCTTCAAGGCCTCTTATGACCTGTCCCCTGCGTAATTTAATATGACGCTGGAGGCTCAGCCCTCACCACCATTCTCAGTTCTTCCCACCTCCTACAGCCCACTCTGAATCCTTCACACGTGTGCCACGCTGTATTTGGCGGCCTGACCTTTGCAGTAATGTTTCCTCTCCTGGAAGGGTTTCCATCTGGCTAACTCCTACTCATCTCTTCGGGCTCAGTTTAGACATGACTTCCTCCACTAAGCTCCCTCTCATCCCACAAGACCAGGAGTTGTCCTTCAGCAccgtgtcttagtctgtttgggctgctgtaatagaataccttagactgggtggcttacgcacagcaggaatttatttctcacagttctggaggctggaggctcgagatcagggtgccagcgcATTCAGGTTGTGGTGACGGCGCTCTCCCGGGTTGCACAGGGCCAGCTTCCTAACCGTGTTCTCACgtggtgatccactcacctccctAGAGGCCCCACCTCGTCATACCATCCCTGTGGGTTATAATTTCAACGTAGGGATTTGGGGAGGACAccaatattcagaccatagcaacccTCTGCTTCCTCTTGTCTTGCTGGAATGGAACTGGCCTGTCTTCCCTACTGGAATATAAACTCCATGATGGTAGAAGCCGTGTTGCTTTGCCCACCATGGGTAGCATGCGGAAGACGCCGGACTCTTCCTTAAATAGATACGTGTGTGAATGGACAGCGGGCTCATGATTCACGTAAGAGTCAACAGCTCCAGAAGCCTCTTGGCGTCACTCGCATTGCTCCTCTGCCGACTCCCGAAGAGGACAAACGTCTTCCTGCTTCCATGACTTTGTGCTTTACTTGGGAGGCCCTTTTCAGTCCAAATCGAGCAAAAATGTcctgagtgcctgctgtgtgctaAGACTGGGATATTCAGCAGCCCCTACTCTAAGAGGTCCCCTGGCCATTTTGTAGGCTAGCGTTGGGAGTGGAGGCACAGTCTTAGGGTCCTGACTGCTCATGCTCACACCCAACTCTGCCACTCCCCACTTTGCCCTCTAGGCCTCTGTCTCCTTTTTTCTAACTTGAGGATGATAATGGTATTAATATCCAGCTCACAGAATTGTGATGAGCAATACTTGAAATGCATGGAAAGCAGTTAACACAGTGTTCCCTTCCCCCTCCAACTTTCCCTGACTGCAAATTAATCACCTTCTCATCTGCATCCTGGGCCTCTTTTTAATGCACATGCTGTTACAGCACTTCTCACATTGTATTAAAGTTAGTcgtttatgattccatttttccCGCTGCCTGTAGGTTCTCAAGGGTAGGGTGTACCATATTTCTTTTGCAACCCCAGCACCAAGCAAAGCACCTGCTACTTCGTCGGTATTCATTGTTCCGGCTATGAAAGCTTAGACTAGGAAAGGATCTTGGAACAGTCTGGTCCACTGGTTCCTGAATGCCCGACCACGGACCTGCAGAAGCAGAATCACCCAGAAGTGTGTTGAGAAACAGATTCCGTAGGTACATCCAGAAAGACAGAAAGTGGATCCTTGGGCCTTGGAGTTGGGGTGGGATGGATGGGAAGTGACTGCTGATGAGTATGAGGTTTATTTAGGGGTTAAGGACAATGTTCTAAAGTTAGATTGTAGTGATATTGCCCAACTCTGTAAATACCAAAACCATTGCATTATATGTTTTAAACAAGTGAACTTTATGGTATGTCAATTGTATCTCAGTAAacctgttagaaaaaaaaaaaaaaaaaaaaaccaggtcgggcccagtggttcatgcctgtaatcccagcactttgggaggccgaggcggctggatcacgaggtcaggagatcgagaccatcctggctaacacggtgaaaccgtgtctactaaaaatacaaaacaatcaggcaggcatggtggcgggcacctgtagtcccagctactcgggaggctgaggcaggagaatggcgtgaacccgggaggcgaagcttgcagtgagccgagatcgcaccagtgcactccagcctgagcaacagagcaagcctccataaaaaaaagaaaaacagatttcagAGCCCTACCCCACTTACTGGGGGAAAAACTCTCCCAGAGTATAGCTaagaatctgctttttaaaataagcttccCTGTGATTCTGAAGCAGAGCTGGGTTGGAGAAGCACTGGCCTGCTTTTCCCACCGTGAAGAACAGTGTCCTTAGCATCCCTGACAAACGATGGTGGAGCCCGTTCCGTGCCAGACGCTGAGCCATGGCTAGTGTGCGTTGCTCCACAGGCCTCCCGGCGGAGCCCATTCCATGCCAGATGCTGACCGATGGCTGGTGTGTGCTGCTCCACAGGCATCCTGGTGGAGCCTGTTGCGTGCTGGACGCTGAGCAATGGCTAGTGTGTGCTGCTCCGCAGGGAGCTGACTCCTGCTTGTCTGTGACTCCCATCGATCAGTTCTGCCTTCAGGTAGCAAAACAGAACGGATATTCCCTGCCTGGTGCTTGTCAGCCCTTCTGCTGCTGGAAACAGCTGCCTGCTCCTTGACCACACGGTCCCAAGAGGCTGCAATGATGTCCAGCTTCTTCACTGGCCAGTGGCCCTCTGGTCATGCCCTCTGTTCACAGGATCCATCTTTCCGTCTGCACTCAGAATCAAATGCAGGAACTTGGATGTGGTCTACCCAAGTCCCTAGACCTAACTCTCACCCATGCCATTTCAGTCAGTGTAGCTGGAAACACTGGTAGCTTTTGAGGGGCACCAGGTCACTGGCTTATGTTGAGATTGCTGGTCACCCAGACCTGCCCCCCATGCTAATCAtacagtgatttttcttttcccagatttttaatttgaaaatgtacATACATCCCCCCAAATTGGAAAAGGATATGTTGGACACCTGTATTCCTTCTACTTACGTTCAGCTGTTGCTGCTCTGGAATATTCTCTCTCGTGCACATGCGCTCTTTGTGTGCGTGTGTACTGTACATTCCAGCGACTGTGACAGCTCAGAAGACATCAGCAGGCCTATCCTGAGAATGACATTCTCCTCCACAGCCGCAGTGTCATTATCATGCTGATTACAAATCATAGTCATCCCATAATGTCACCTGAATTATAACATTATGGGAGAGATTCAGACGTAAGCAGCCACCCCCCTCCTGTGGGAACTCAGGCCACACTTGAATTCCACGTGTCACTGGGCAAAGTGACTTTACTCTGTGGGGATGTCAGTGATCCAGCCTGCTGGCTTCTCTGTAAACCCAAATTCTGTTATCAGAATGGACCCTCCCCACTTTGAGTCATGGGCAGATGTGATCAGTTTCCCCATTGAGTCACTGATAAAGATGTTGCGAGAACAATCCCCAACCCTCTATGCTAATACAGAGCTCTCCGTTTTCTTTGGTGTGTTTAATTATTGATCCAGCCACAAGTGAGGAGTGGAAGTTGTGATTTGAAAGCTGTCACCAAGAGATTTGGGGGATTCAGTAACAACACTGCAGGAAGGTAGACAGGTCTGCAGAATGTGGACATAGTGGGAAACGTGTCTCCACATTAAGGCCAGTGTGACTAAGGAAAACACAAGGTTAGGAGACTCAGGCCTGCCATGTTGTACTCTaagctgctgcctctgcctcctgggttcaagcaattctcctgcctcagcctcccgagtagctgggattacaggcatgcgccaccacgcccggctaattttgtatttttagtaaacatgcGGTTTCTCCgtattggtcagtctggtctcgaactcccaacctcaggtgatccgtccacctcggctttccaaagtgctgggattacaggcatgagccaccgcgcctggccaacactgtgttTTCTTTAAGCCTCCAACAACCcatggaggggtggggtggggcatcAGCTTCAATACACAAAGGAGGAGACACCAGGAAAGCAAGGGGCAGGCAGAGGTGATGGAGCCAGCAACCTTAGCCTTGCTTCTCATGGAGACTAGGTCCCGGAGGGCTCTTACGGACCTGATCCCAGGGAATCCTCCTGCAGACCAGGTCCTAGGGGGCTCCTCGTACGGACCAGATCCCAGGGAATCCTCCTATGGACCAGGTCCCGGAGGCTCCTCCTATGGACTAGATTCCAGGGAATCCTTCTACAGACTAGGCTCGAGGGGCTCGTCCTATGGACTAGATCCCAGGGAGTCATCCTACAGTCCAGATCCCGGGGAATCTTCCTATGGACCAGATCCCAGGGAATCTTCCTACAGACCAGATCCCGGGGAATCCTCCTATGGACCAGGTCCCGGGGGCTCCTCATACAGACCAGATACCAGGTAATCCTCTATGGACCAGGTCCCAGGGGCTCCTATTACACATCAGGTCTGGGAGTTGGGGCTCCTCATAAGGACCAGgtcctggggtgggagggggttCTCCATTGGACCAGGTCCGGGGTGGAGGGTTCTCATATGGACCAGATCCCAGGGGGCTGCTGCTATGGACCAGGTCCtggttgggggggggggggggctgcTGCTACAGACCAGGTCccaggggaggggctgctgctgTGGACCAGGTCCTGTGGGGGGGGCTGCTCCTATGGACCAGGTCCCGAGGGTACCTGCCCACCACCAATTTGTAGGGTACATCTTCTAGTTCCTTCTTCCAAACCCATCGTCTCGTAGgtgaggcagggaaggggagCCATGAGGGTGACGTaagggagagagaaggatggGGGAGGCGAGGCATGGAGGGAGCGGGGACGGGGCAGGTGGCCAAGGGCTATGCTGCCCACTGAGCTGCGTGCCTGGTGGCAGGTGGTGTACGAGGAGAGCCGCATGGTCAGCCTCACAGCCCCCTACGTGTCGGGCTTCCTGGCCTTCCGAGAGGTGCCCTTCTTGCTGGAGCTGGTGCAGCAGCTGCGGGAGAAGGAGCCGGGCCTCATGCCCCAGGCAGGTGTCTCATCCCTAGGACGAGAGAAAGGTCCCTCCTTTCCCCTGGGGGAGGGAAGGCTGCTGCAGGTTGCCACCACCGCAGCGGCAGGGAGAGACTCTTGAGCTTCCTGGAAGAGAGGAATGAGGATTTCTAAAAAGCTGGACCCCAGAGACAGTGCCCCCTTCTTGCCTCAGGGATGGCCCTGTCCTGAGGGCCGAGGGGCAGCTCAGCTGACTGTGACTCTCCCCGTGGCTCCATAGGTCCTTCTTGTGGATGGAAACGGGGTGCTCCACCACCGAGGTGATCCTGCTCTCGGAGGTCCAGGGAGGGCACTGTGGGGAAGAGATGGGGGAGAGGGCACCTCTGTCGTCCCCTACACAAAATGCTGGGCCCTTGGCCTCTGCTGCCAGTCCCTTCCAGCGGCTCCTTTCTGGGCGCAACGGGGACTCACAGTGCACTCGGCCCCTCCTCCCCTACCACCGGTAAAGGACTGTCTACCTTCGCTTCACTCCTCACCTCTTTCCTGCTCGCCCCTGCCTTCCCTACAGTGCCTTGTGCTGGCTCATCGCCAGGTGCCACTATCCATTCTGACCTGATCACCAAAAGATGTCCCACGGCCCGGGCTCAGAGTGGCCTTCCCTGCCAGCCGCCCACCCTGCACGGCCCGCCAGGCCCTTGTCCACAACTAGACAGGTGTACCCAGGCCCCTGCCGCTGCCAGGAACCTTGGCCTAGGGAGCGTGGCTGAGGGAGATgggctttgttatttttattttttattttttttgagacagagtcttgctctgtcgcccaggctggagtgcagtggcgcgatctcggctcactgcaagctccgcctcccaggttcacgccattctcctgcctcagcctcccaagtagctgggactacaggcacccgccaccacgcctggctaattttttttgtattttttagtagagacggggtttcactgtgttagccaggatggtctcaatctcctgacctcgtgatccgcctgcctcagcctcccaaagtgctgggattacaggcgtgagccaccgtgcccggccaagggaGATGGGCTCTTTTACCCTCACATACAGAGCTGAGGGCGGCGCAGCAGCACCCAGAGAGGGCCCAGGAGGGTTGACATTGGACCTTCCTGGCCAGCAAGTGTGATTGGGCCCTGGCTGCTGCCCTCGCACATAGGTGCAGAGCCAAAGGGTTGTCATGTGCCGACCCACATGCTCGTGCCAGCGCTGGCAGGCCACCGTCGAGGGAAGAGGAGACTGGGAGGTGCAGGAAATGACCGGAGAGCTGGGCTGCAGTATCCCAGCATGCCAGTGAGGTGCTGACCCTGGCACTGACCATGTCAGAGAGAAGGAGGCGTCCCCCACGGCCTTGCACCCGGAAAATCGGGCACAGGGGGCTTTCGCCCAGGTCCGCTTGGGACTTAGGTCTGGTTTCCCCAGCCCTCTGCCCGTCCACAGACCTCTGCTCACTTAGGGAAGCTTTTGGTAAGACTGGCTTGTCCTGAATCCCTGCaccaggccccagccccacctccccaaccccacccacCTTTCTCCCTGGCAGGCTTTGGGGTGGCCTGCCACCTTGGCGTCCTTACAGACCTGCCTTGCGTTGGGGTGGCCAAGAAACTTCTGCAGGTGGATGGGCTGGAGAACAACGCCCTGCACAAGGAGAAGGTGAGGAGGGGCCTGCTGCAGGCCGTGCCCGGCAGCTCAGTGGTGGGGCTGTGGTGGCCCTGGGCATGGGGATGCTTCTGGACCAGCCCTTGCCTGCTGACGCTGCCCTCCTCATCCCTGGCTTGTGGCCTGGCGTAAGGAAGACCTGCTTTCCTCCAGGCACTGCCTTGCCTGTCTCAGCCGAGGGCGCTCTGAGCTCCTCTCCCACTTCTGGTGCGCCTGCCTCTCTGGTCCCCCTTgcctgtgagccaccgtggcacACCAAGTAGGGCTAAGTCCTCCAGTGACTGGGGACAGGACGGGCTTCCAGGCTGTCCCGGGCACACTTGGTGCTTTCCCCACCCCGCCTTGCCCCAGCCCCTATCTCCTCTGCATGCTCGGGTACCACAGCCTCCAGCCCCTCCCACCAAGGCCTGCCCGGAGCTGCCACCCACGCTCTTCCTACCTCACCTTCCCCTGCACCTTCCTCC containing:
- the ENDOV gene encoding endonuclease V isoform X3; the encoded protein is MALEAAGRPPEETLSLWKREQARLKARVVNRDTEAWQRDPAFSGLQRVGGVDVSFVKGDSVRACASLVVLSFPELEVVYEESRMVSLTAPYVSGFLAFREVPFLLELVQQLREKEPGLMPQAGPSCGWKRGAPPPRLWGGLPPWRPYRPALRWGGQETSAGGWAGEQRPAQGEDPTPADSRRLVPSAGRLWDCPGNGPEESRPQHQAPLRLRGPQDEPGGSCAPDLLLLQVPDPRARAPGSPPDSVPESPGRAQTGLVLVCSLPGSAPGRLGGPMVTGTAALLVARSRLSCQARLGRSRGR
- the ENDOV gene encoding endonuclease V isoform X4, translating into MALEAAGRPPEETLSLWKREQARLKARVVNRDTEAWQRDPAFSGLQRVGGVDVSFVKGDSVRACASLVVLSFPELEVVYEESRMVSLTAPYVSGFLAFREVPFLLELVQQLREKEPGLMPQAGPSCGWKRGAPPPRLWGGLPPWRPYRPALRWGGQETSAGGWAGEQRPAQGEDPTPADSRRLVPSAGRLWDCPGNGPEESRPQHQAPLRLRGPQDEPGGSCAPDLLLLQVPDPRARAPGARRRRGQWHAPEETPESPQVRASHHRTTAQAPGQPQGQAPRSRRARTGSRGWNWAL
- the ENDOV gene encoding endonuclease V isoform X1 → MEPATLALLLMETRSRRALTDLIPGNPPADQVLGGSSYGPDPRESSYGPGPGGSSYGLDSRESFYRLGSRGSSYGLDPRESSYSPDPGESSYGPDPRESSYRPDPGESSYGPGPGGSSYRPDTRWCTRRAAWSASQPPTCRASWPSERCPSCWSWCSSCGRRSRASCPRQVLLVDGNGVLHHRGFGVACHLGVLTDLPCVGVAKKLLQVDGLENNALHKEKIRLLQTRGDSFPLLGDSGTVLGMALRSHDRSTRPLYVSVGHKMSLEAAVRLICCCCRFRIPEPVRQADICSREHIRKSLGLPGSPTPRSPKAQRPVACPRGDSRESSGEGQPPQDHSPGPRTAPRPGSQEQAGKDWQ